The proteins below come from a single Lentimicrobiaceae bacterium genomic window:
- a CDS encoding alpha/beta hydrolase produces MKDLKYDYPVKYAELSNGINLAYIDEGKGSETILMIHGLGSYLPAWKKNINELSKNYRVIAIDLPGYGKSSKAPHSGLMTFYAGVIAEFIQQLNIGPVNLAGHSMGGQISMVLALEKPELVKRLILVDPAGFEAFHAGQRNWFKDVMTPNLVRLTSLEAIETNLASNFFRMPADARFMIEDRIAMRDATDFDAYCLAVARSVHGMVDEPVLDKISAISVPTLIFFGENDMLIPNRYLNPGFTVKIAETGANLIKGSKLVMVPKCGHFMMFEKSDVFNEETKKFIQ; encoded by the coding sequence ATGAAGGATTTAAAGTACGATTATCCGGTAAAGTATGCCGAATTAAGCAATGGAATTAATCTGGCCTATATTGATGAAGGAAAAGGCTCTGAAACTATATTAATGATACATGGTCTGGGAAGCTACCTTCCTGCCTGGAAAAAAAATATAAATGAGCTCAGTAAAAATTACAGGGTAATTGCCATTGACCTGCCGGGATATGGAAAGTCATCAAAAGCTCCTCATAGCGGTCTCATGACTTTTTATGCAGGAGTCATTGCCGAGTTTATTCAGCAACTTAATATTGGCCCGGTGAATCTAGCCGGACATTCAATGGGCGGGCAAATCTCAATGGTTTTGGCACTTGAGAAACCCGAGCTGGTAAAAAGGCTGATTCTTGTCGATCCCGCCGGTTTTGAAGCTTTTCATGCCGGTCAACGCAACTGGTTTAAAGATGTAATGACCCCCAATCTGGTGCGATTGACAAGTCTCGAAGCCATTGAAACCAATCTGGCAAGCAACTTTTTCAGAATGCCGGCTGATGCAAGGTTTATGATAGAGGACAGAATTGCTATGCGCGATGCCACTGATTTTGATGCATATTGCCTTGCAGTGGCCCGTTCCGTTCATGGAATGGTGGATGAACCTGTATTGGATAAAATTTCAGCCATTAGCGTACCAACGCTAATTTTCTTTGGCGAAAACGATATGCTGATTCCAAACCGGTATCTGAACCCGGGTTTTACGGTTAAAATTGCTGAAACCGGTGCTAATCTTATTAAAGGGAGCAAGCTGGTTATGGTTCCTAAATGCGGACACTTTATGATGTTCGAAAAATCTGATGTTTTTAATGAAGAAACCAAAAAATTTATTCAATAA
- a CDS encoding flippase-like domain-containing protein produces the protein MPGYLKAFLKIALSVAALYYVYTKIDLQEVLSIFSSVHYGWLLAATVMFVVSKVFSSFRLNVFFANINSALTGLSNLKLYLLGMYYNLFLPGGIGGDGYKIYLLNKLFKVKAKKLFWAVLLDRVNGVLALFVLAMVMVPFIPIPMLYKYLAISAIPVSIAVYYIVIKYFFKDFYSGVNKTNLQSLAVQVFQIVAAWFILYANNNQDNTISYLFLFLISSIVATLPITIGGIGSREITFLFGAEIMHLDIHQSIALSLLFYLITAFVSLIGIYYSLNEKALNLQLSDNSFKNMENT, from the coding sequence ATGCCGGGGTATCTCAAAGCCTTTCTTAAAATTGCATTATCTGTTGCAGCGCTCTATTATGTTTACACCAAAATAGACTTGCAGGAGGTTTTAAGCATTTTCAGCAGTGTACATTATGGCTGGTTGCTTGCGGCTACTGTTATGTTTGTTGTATCCAAAGTATTTTCTTCCTTTCGGTTGAATGTGTTTTTTGCCAATATAAATTCTGCCCTTACCGGTTTGAGTAATTTAAAGCTTTACCTGTTGGGCATGTATTACAATTTGTTTCTGCCCGGCGGAATTGGAGGTGATGGCTATAAAATTTACCTGCTTAACAAACTGTTCAAGGTAAAGGCGAAAAAGCTTTTCTGGGCAGTTTTGCTTGACAGGGTAAATGGCGTGCTTGCCCTTTTTGTTCTTGCAATGGTGATGGTTCCATTTATACCGATTCCAATGCTGTACAAATATTTAGCTATAAGCGCTATCCCCGTTTCAATCGCCGTTTATTATATTGTCATCAAATACTTTTTTAAGGATTTTTATTCAGGAGTAAATAAAACCAACCTGCAGTCTTTAGCAGTTCAGGTTTTTCAGATAGTGGCAGCCTGGTTTATTCTCTATGCCAATAACAATCAGGATAATACAATTTCCTACCTTTTCCTGTTTCTGATTTCATCCATTGTGGCTACCCTCCCTATTACCATCGGGGGAATTGGTTCGCGTGAAATTACTTTTCTTTTTGGTGCAGAAATCATGCATCTCGATATCCATCAGTCAATTGCGCTTAGTTTATTGTTTTATCTGATAACTGCTTTTGTTTCACTGATTGGAATTTATTATAGTCTGAATGAAAAAGCACTGAATTTGCAACTTTCAGACAATTCATTTAAAAATATGGAAAATACCTGA
- a CDS encoding cation:proton antiporter, whose protein sequence is MTTTIIITFCLLLLIAYLFDLSASKTRIPSVILLLILGWVLRQMSVFFEIKIPDLTTILPVFGTIGLILIVLEASLELELDKSKVLLIKQSLLGALLPMFALTLILTYLFYHIGNYSFRNSLINAIPFSVISSAVAIPSVRNLAKSLKEFIIYESSFSDIAGVIFFNFIALNVSFGLASFVNFGLQLLVIILISFVATIALAILLHRIEHHIKFVPIILLVILIYAISEIYHLPALVFIMSFGLFIGNLNKLKRFKLIARIQPEELEIEGRKFKEITTEAAFLVRALFFLLFGFILETSEILNTETLLWSSGISLIVFILRAIHLEILKQPLIPLLFVAPRGLITILLFLSIEPVNRIIIVNKSLVIQVIVICALIMMFGLMLIDHEKPVRKRLSSFRNKQLDA, encoded by the coding sequence ATGACAACAACCATCATCATTACTTTCTGTCTGCTTTTGCTTATTGCATATCTGTTTGATTTATCTGCTTCAAAAACAAGGATTCCAAGCGTAATTTTATTGCTGATTCTGGGATGGGTTCTGCGCCAGATGTCTGTGTTTTTTGAAATTAAAATTCCTGACCTTACCACCATTTTGCCCGTTTTTGGCACAATCGGATTGATTCTGATTGTGCTTGAAGCCTCGCTTGAGCTCGAGCTGGATAAGTCAAAAGTTTTACTTATCAAGCAATCGTTATTAGGCGCCTTGCTTCCCATGTTTGCATTGACACTCATTCTGACATACTTGTTTTATCACATTGGAAATTATTCATTCAGAAATAGTTTGATAAATGCCATTCCTTTTAGTGTAATAAGCAGTGCCGTGGCCATTCCAAGTGTGCGTAACTTGGCAAAATCGCTCAAAGAGTTTATTATTTACGAAAGCAGTTTTTCTGATATAGCTGGTGTTATTTTCTTCAATTTTATTGCATTAAATGTTAGCTTTGGCTTGGCTTCATTTGTAAACTTCGGACTTCAGCTGCTGGTTATAATCCTCATCTCATTTGTTGCAACAATAGCTCTTGCAATTTTGCTGCACCGCATTGAGCATCATATCAAATTTGTTCCAATCATATTATTGGTAATTCTGATTTATGCAATTTCCGAAATTTATCACTTGCCTGCCCTGGTATTTATCATGTCATTCGGCTTGTTTATAGGCAACCTGAATAAATTAAAACGATTTAAACTTATTGCCCGCATTCAGCCTGAGGAGCTGGAAATTGAGGGCAGAAAATTTAAAGAAATTACAACTGAGGCTGCCTTCCTGGTCAGGGCTTTATTTTTTCTTTTGTTCGGCTTTATTCTTGAAACTTCTGAAATTCTGAATACAGAGACGCTGCTCTGGTCGAGTGGAATTTCCCTTATCGTCTTTATTTTAAGGGCCATACATCTGGAAATTTTGAAACAACCCTTAATTCCATTATTGTTTGTAGCTCCCCGGGGTCTGATTACTATATTACTTTTTCTGTCAATTGAGCCAGTGAACAGAATAATAATTGTGAACAAGTCGCTGGTTATTCAGGTAATTGTTATTTGCGCCCTTATTATGATGTTCGGACTAATGCTGATAGACCATGAAAAACCTGTACGAAAAAGGTTAAGCTCTTTCAGGAACAAACAGCTTGATGCTTAA
- a CDS encoding methyltransferase: protein MSRENIIQPECPFPIDINSEAYIYHRGVIPQSAVEALAEGFFVLIDDYYSSGLEVLNALKRYVNQKYSAQSFSEQRSARSVYRELSHRLLLKIANHKLSVRKAPEIGWLKIFYPGLSEFLLPFPQVQGLNSSWQWYKKGIYIPVLKEKIHPWYGTYFPTRFEHLELFENWLTQYKGEKKSAYDIGIGSGILSLQMLRHGVSKIWGTDINANAIIGLRKLIKQQQLSDKVELIHGNLFAEVTEASELIVFNPPWIPASCNSEGLDHAIYYDEDLFPRFFSESFQHLVPGGKVVLLFSNIGQITGTQELHPIEFELANEGRFRKKMCTRKKVRAASQKTKRNPSWRSDELVELWELEKIRS from the coding sequence ATGAGCCGTGAGAATATCATTCAGCCTGAATGTCCGTTTCCTATCGATATCAATAGTGAAGCGTATATTTATCATCGCGGGGTTATTCCTCAGAGCGCAGTTGAAGCTTTGGCTGAAGGATTTTTTGTTTTAATTGATGATTACTACAGCAGTGGACTTGAAGTGTTGAATGCCTTAAAAAGGTATGTCAATCAAAAGTATTCTGCACAGTCATTTAGTGAACAACGCAGTGCACGTTCGGTTTATCGCGAGTTATCTCACAGGTTATTGTTAAAGATTGCAAATCATAAGCTGAGTGTGAGGAAAGCACCCGAAATTGGTTGGTTGAAAATTTTTTACCCCGGATTAAGCGAATTTTTATTGCCATTCCCACAGGTACAGGGACTTAATAGTTCATGGCAGTGGTATAAAAAAGGAATTTATATTCCTGTTCTGAAAGAGAAGATTCATCCCTGGTATGGGACATATTTTCCTACACGGTTTGAACATCTTGAACTTTTTGAAAACTGGCTAACCCAATACAAAGGAGAAAAAAAGTCGGCCTATGATATTGGAATAGGTAGCGGCATCCTTTCATTACAAATGCTTCGGCATGGTGTGAGTAAAATATGGGGAACAGATATCAATGCCAATGCCATTATCGGGCTTCGCAAACTTATAAAACAGCAACAACTGTCCGATAAGGTTGAATTAATCCATGGAAATCTTTTTGCAGAAGTAACTGAAGCCTCAGAACTGATTGTTTTTAACCCACCCTGGATACCAGCTTCCTGTAATTCAGAAGGGCTCGATCACGCTATTTATTACGATGAAGATCTTTTCCCCCGTTTTTTTTCTGAATCATTTCAACATCTTGTTCCGGGAGGTAAAGTGGTATTATTGTTTTCTAATATTGGCCAGATAACCGGCACTCAGGAACTACATCCCATTGAATTTGAGCTGGCCAACGAAGGAAGATTCAGAAAAAAGATGTGTACTCGTAAAAAAGTCAGGGCTGCTTCTCAAAAAACCAAGCGAAACCCGTCGTGGCGCAGTGATGAATTGGTTGAACTGTGGGAGCTGGAAAAAATCAGGTCGTGA
- a CDS encoding GDP-mannose 4,6-dehydratase, translating into MKKVIITGAAGFIGSNLSARLLKEGYFVIGIDNFDNFYNPEIKRAAVKKLKLSESFRIYEGDIRDKSFINHIFETEKPELIIHLAARAGVRPSIQEPGLYYDVNVNGTLVLLEAMKSAGIKDMLFASSSSVYGNNKKVPFSELDSVDNPISPYAATKKAGELLCYTYHHLYNFNIFCMRFFTVYGPGQRPEMAIQQFGRKILNGEPVTLFGDGTTRRDYTFIDDITSGLSAAVKRLKGYEIFNLGNSDTISLLDLVHGIEETLGKKAIINWQPMQPGDVEITYADVDKARKMLDYKPDYPVKKGLLKMFKDQKMC; encoded by the coding sequence ATGAAAAAGGTTATCATTACGGGAGCTGCCGGATTTATTGGTTCCAATCTTTCGGCCAGACTCCTTAAAGAAGGATATTTTGTAATTGGAATTGACAATTTTGACAACTTTTATAATCCTGAAATTAAACGAGCAGCGGTTAAGAAACTTAAGTTATCTGAATCTTTTAGAATTTACGAAGGAGATATACGCGACAAATCATTTATCAACCATATTTTTGAGACGGAGAAACCTGAGTTGATTATCCATTTGGCGGCCCGTGCCGGAGTGAGACCTTCTATTCAGGAACCTGGTCTTTACTATGATGTGAACGTAAATGGCACATTGGTTTTACTTGAAGCAATGAAGAGTGCCGGCATAAAAGATATGCTGTTTGCTTCCTCCTCCTCAGTTTATGGCAATAATAAAAAAGTTCCTTTCAGCGAACTGGATTCGGTTGATAATCCAATTTCTCCATATGCTGCTACAAAAAAGGCAGGCGAATTGCTTTGTTATACTTATCACCATTTGTATAACTTCAACATCTTTTGTATGCGCTTTTTTACAGTTTACGGACCCGGGCAGCGCCCCGAAATGGCCATTCAGCAATTTGGCCGCAAAATTTTAAATGGTGAGCCTGTCACACTTTTTGGAGATGGAACTACCCGCCGTGATTACACCTTTATTGATGATATAACTAGCGGTTTATCAGCTGCAGTGAAAAGGCTGAAAGGTTATGAGATTTTTAATCTTGGGAACAGTGATACCATTTCACTTCTTGATTTAGTGCATGGAATTGAAGAAACGCTGGGCAAAAAAGCCATCATCAACTGGCAGCCCATGCAGCCGGGCGATGTTGAAATAACTTATGCAGATGTTGATAAAGCCCGAAAAATGCTCGACTATAAACCCGATTACCCTGTCAAAAAAGGCCTTCTTAAAATGTTTAAAGATCAAAAAATGTGTTGA